AGTATTTTTTTACTCCCAAAGGAATTAGAAGACAAGGATTATAAACTTGTACAATACTTTTATTTGGGAATACTAATGACCTATACCCTTGCGGGAATGAGTAAAATCCTGGGTACGGTAAAGAATGTGATTAAAAATACGGATAAGCTCACCTGGCTTAGCAAAGATGCTGCAAAGCTTAATACCTATGATAATTATTGGATGGCAGATATGCAAATACCCCTTGCATTTAAAAGTATTTATGCCTATGATTATATTTGGGTTGTAATAACTGTATTAGGAATTTTGACGCAATTCCTTTGTTTTCTTGGGGCTTTTAATCGGAAACTGCTTACCTTCTTTTTAATATTCCTTTACATTTTTCATGTTTATACAGCTATATTTGTTTTAGCTGAATTTGAAAATGCAAATTTTTTCCTGATTGTCATCTTTTTCCCTTATCATCTTTTGAGACCTCTGTTTAGAAAAAAATATTCGGTTGCTTAAAAAGGATAAGCTTGTAATGTTATGCAGCTATTTTAGATGAAGGTAATTCCATGATGCGACAAATATGCCTGCTGTTTCGGTTCTGAGTCTCTGATTTCCAAGGGATACGGCTCTTACTTTTTGATCTGCAAGAGTTTGAATTTCCTTTTCAGAAAAATCACCCTCAGGACCAATAAGAAAAGTGAAATGATCCAGTTTGGGAATTTGATTAAGCTCAATTCTCTCCAGGTTTTCATGGCAATGAGCAACAAAAGTACTTTCCGGGGATATACCTTTTATAAAATCTGAAAACTTTACGGGATCATGAATGACAGGAAAGTGAAATCTCAGACTTTGTTTTGAAGCTGCAATAGCTTGTTTTCTTATCTTATCAATGTTGATATTTTTACGTTCTGTCTTTTCAGTTATTAAAAAACTGATTTCGGAAATACCCATTTCTACAGCTTTTTCTACAAAAAACTCTATCCGGTCAATATTTTTGGTAGGAGCAATTGCGATATGGAGTTTAGGATTGAAATCCGGAAGTCCGGTTTTGATGTCGGATACCTCCAAAAGAGCTTTTTTACCTTCCAAAATCAATTTTCCAAAGGCAAGATTTCCATTTCCATCTGTTACATGGACTTCCTCTCCGTTTTTCATGCGAAGAACTTTTACAATATGTTGTTGTTCCTCATCATGTATTGTTACGGTATTGTTTTCTATGTGTCCGTGAAATAATTTCATAAGTTGATAGCTTTTGATCGCTGAATTGTTAATTAGGGCTAAGATTCATTATGGATGGACTTCTTTAATGAATTAATTTGATTAGAAATGAATTCCGACTGACCTCTTAAATGAAGGTAATCTTCATAATTTAAAAGTTGCAGATCGTGCGAAAGAATTAAAAAATTAATTACTTCTATTGTTGAGCCAAAAGCGGTATCCAAAAAACGGGATTTATCTTTCTTTGGTTTTCTTAACACCCCTTTTGCTATATAAGCCGTAATGTTTACACTTGCTTTTCGGATTTGACCGGTGATTCCAAACCTCTCACTTTCTGGAAAAGATTGAGTTGCAATATAAATTTCCTTAACCAATTGCCGGGCATTTTGCCAGACTTCTAATTTTTCAAAGTTAAACTGATCCATCTTTTACGATTTTCAAATTTGCAACTTTACAATTTGGCAAAAAATTACAAATCATATTTTGATGTTGCACTCGTTCTCAAATCTGTAAATTCTCCTCTTTCGAACTTGAGTTGTGCTACCATAGCGATCATGGCTGCATTGTCCGTTGTGTATTCAAATTTTGGAATGTAGATGTTCCACCCAAGTTTTTGATGGTTGTCCTGCATTACTTTTCTTAATTCTGAGTTGGCTGATACACCGCCGGCAATGGCTACTTCAGTGATGTTAAGTTCTTTTGCGGCTTTTTCAAGCTTGTTCATTAATATCTCAATAATAGCTTTCTGTACGGAAGCACATAGATCGTTGAGGTTTTCCTTTATGAAGTCAGGATTCTTTTTTACCTCTTTCTGGATAAAGTAGAGTACTGAAGTTTTTATCCCACTGAAGGAGTAATCGTAATTTTCCAGTTTGGGTTTGTTGAATTTGAATGCGTCGGGATTTCCTTCTCTCGCTAATTTGTCGATAATAGGACCTGCAGGATAATCAAGATCAAATATTTTTCCGATTTTATCAAATGCTTCTCCCGCTGCATCGTCTGTGGTTTTACCAATTATCTCCATATCGAAATAATCTTTTACCAAAACGATCATGGTGTGTCCTCCACTCACCGTAAGGCATAAAAATGGGAATTTTGGCGGCATAGGATTTGCATCGTCAATAAAATGCGCTAAAATGTGAGCCTGGAGATGGTTTACCTCGATCAATGGGACATCTAAACTCATAGCCAGGGATTTAGCAAAAGACGTCCCCACAAGAAGAGAACCTAAAAGTCCTGGTCCGCGTGTAAATCCTATAGCAGAGATCGCATTTTGTTGTATATTTGCTTTGGTGAGAGATTTTTCAACAACGGGAATGATGTTTTGCTGATGGGCCCTTGAGGCCAGCTCAGGAACAACGCCTCCATATTCTTTGTGAATAGCCTGATTGGCAGCAATATTAGAAAGAATAGTGTTCCCTTTGATGATAGCTGCTGATGTGTCGTCACAAGACGACTCGATACCTAAAATTATAGACTCGCTCATAATAATGGCAAAGTTAGAGAATAATAACGAAAATGAGAATAAAAAATCTGTAACTGAAAACTTAAGTGATCAGGTACAAAAGACTGTAGAAAATGTTGAGGAAAAAGTAAAAGAAACGGTAAAAGAAGCCTCTGAACTTGCTTCCGATGCTGTTCATCATCCGGTGGAAACTGTTCAGGAATTTGGGAAACAGGCCGCTAAAGATGTTACCAGCTATTCATGGTGGGCGAGACTTTTACTTATTTTATTCTGGTTGGTCGTTTCTGTTGTTGTTGCTATTGTCATTATTATTAATCTTCCTGTTACCAAACAATGGGCTGCAGATCAGGCGTTGCAGATTGTCAATAAGGATTTTAAAGCAGATATGTCCACTGAAAGTGTGGAAGTAAATTATTTTGGAAATGTTACCATCAAAGGATTAAAAGTTAAAGATTATAAAGGATTAGAGTTTATTAAGGCACGTGAGTTCCGGGCAAATTCGGACTGGTTATCGCTGGCAGCAGGGGCTATTTCCGGGAAAAGCAATTCTTTGAGCTTTAATTCCCTTACGATGATTAATGCCGATGTTAAAGTAATTACATATAAAGGAGATAGCATTTCAAATTTTATTCGTTTTACCCAATTATTTGATAACGGTAAAAAAAGGGATCCGAAAAAGCCGGCTTTTGAATTGAATTCTCGCATACAAATCATTGACTCTAAAGTTTCTATCGTTAACCAAAACTCTCTGGGAGAGGCAGGGAAGTGGCTTACTGCGACAAAGTTCAACCTGAAGGCTCCTAATCTTAAAGTGAGTGGTCCTGATGTTTCTGCGTTGATCAATAATATGTCCTTCGTTACAACACGATGGGGAAAATCTCATTTTGTGGACACCTTCTCGACGGAATTGTCTTTAACCCATAAACATCTTTCTCTTAAAGATTTAACGATAAATACAGATCATACCCTTTTGCAGGGAGATATTAAATTTAACCTCAATAACGGATCCTGGGCGGATTTTGCAGACCGGGTACGGTGGGATATGAATCTTAAACAGGGAAGCCAGTTAAGCGGATACGATATCAGTTATTTTGTCACCAACTGGGATAACTTTAAACCTTTCAATGTCTCCGGGAAAATGACCGGCCCGCTGAATAAATTTTATCTTGAAAATTTCCTTATCAGAAACCCTGACGTCAATATAGCTACGCAGACGATGAAGGTCAATAACCTTCTGAAAGGAAACTTCCAGATCGAAACCAACAATCTTTCTACTGATTTTACCTACGTGGATCTAAAGGCCATGATGCCTTCATTCATTTCAAAAAAGATGAAGAATTTTGCAGATGATTTCGGAAGGCTGAAGTATAACGGAGCGGCAAGAGTAAACCCTGATCAGATCTTTATCCCGAACGGAAATCTGATGACCGGAATCGGGCAAGCCAGGATTACAAAACTTACTTTGTCCGGCTATAGTACAGCTATGCCAAAATATGCAGGATATGTAGAAGCAACAGATCTGAATGTTTCCGTAATTACAAAAAATAAGGCTGTAGGTTTAATTTCCGGGAAATTTGATATTACCGGACAAAGCTTTGATGTTAATACCATGAGGTTGACCACAAAATCTCAGATTTCGAAGGTTGAAATCATGAATAAGGAAATTAATAACCTCTATCTGGATGGCTTACTGGATCACAAGAAGTATAACGGAACCATTACTGTCAATGATGAACAGGCTAAGGCTACTGTAAAAGGTCTTATTGACTTCAGC
The sequence above is drawn from the Chryseobacterium daecheongense genome and encodes:
- a CDS encoding four helix bundle protein codes for the protein MDQFNFEKLEVWQNARQLVKEIYIATQSFPESERFGITGQIRKASVNITAYIAKGVLRKPKKDKSRFLDTAFGSTIEVINFLILSHDLQLLNYEDYLHLRGQSEFISNQINSLKKSIHNES
- a CDS encoding RsmE family RNA methyltransferase, encoding MKLFHGHIENNTVTIHDEEQQHIVKVLRMKNGEEVHVTDGNGNLAFGKLILEGKKALLEVSDIKTGLPDFNPKLHIAIAPTKNIDRIEFFVEKAVEMGISEISFLITEKTERKNINIDKIRKQAIAASKQSLRFHFPVIHDPVKFSDFIKGISPESTFVAHCHENLERIELNQIPKLDHFTFLIGPEGDFSEKEIQTLADQKVRAVSLGNQRLRTETAGIFVASWNYLHLK
- the tsaD gene encoding tRNA (adenosine(37)-N6)-threonylcarbamoyltransferase complex transferase subunit TsaD — encoded protein: MSESIILGIESSCDDTSAAIIKGNTILSNIAANQAIHKEYGGVVPELASRAHQQNIIPVVEKSLTKANIQQNAISAIGFTRGPGLLGSLLVGTSFAKSLAMSLDVPLIEVNHLQAHILAHFIDDANPMPPKFPFLCLTVSGGHTMIVLVKDYFDMEIIGKTTDDAAGEAFDKIGKIFDLDYPAGPIIDKLAREGNPDAFKFNKPKLENYDYSFSGIKTSVLYFIQKEVKKNPDFIKENLNDLCASVQKAIIEILMNKLEKAAKELNITEVAIAGGVSANSELRKVMQDNHQKLGWNIYIPKFEYTTDNAAMIAMVAQLKFERGEFTDLRTSATSKYDL